A single genomic interval of Sander lucioperca isolate FBNREF2018 chromosome 9, SLUC_FBN_1.2, whole genome shotgun sequence harbors:
- the LOC116046043 gene encoding tensin-3 isoform X1 codes for MEEGYELDLTYITERIIAVSFPRGCTEEIYSHNLKDVTRMLKSKHADNYLIINLSEKRHDLTKMNPKTLDTGWPDMHAPPLDKICTICKAMESWLNADPLHVVVIHCRGGKGRIGVVISSFVHFTDVSASADQALDRFAMRKYYDDKVSALMTPSQKRYVWILNSLLSGSMKINASPLFLHCVILHGIPNFDATGVCRPYIKVYQGMQAVYSSGIYHIGPGHRDRVCITLEPAQLLKGDIMIKCYHKGDVTSDREVIFRLQFHTGAVQGYNLMFEKEDMETANKDPRFADYGKVELVFSEGPERIPDADRWQNGADVIVDYNTADPLIRWDSYQNICDGEAPRSQGLTQDKAANKRSPSGGEATLGRGARTTSATSSPDHSDHALSVSSDSGLSSTSLWADRPTPVPTPTTTTTTTIRPNQGPSQQEKVQLKRLLSGFGLDDPSLREMGDQGPIVGIQQIVPAQVHINGDPRPRERETDILDDEVITGHDLHSVDSLGTLSSSCHKSSQNSLLSDGFGSPGGEEQQSQSQHHLHHPAHPPMEEYERAYAEARRGCLSSRSNSVASANPSSAPMPKQHVYRQGSYSTQSWVRQQQMVAAQQFIYMAEDGNETERYPGNKQGSSSPKAGLLTEPQGLSRDMTTDAMTNTAPHNKQATMNNNNNNKRDEEFKSLTMDIDNSIDQLNQLIMDLDPTFAPVSSHSSSIKRNGGTHVNGSVSKCSNGINLRFNDNNAATLKNTQQTAVLSSEGRVGVTRSLSSQGSDVTDHPGFCNSGWGGTEEYRGQRTYSPCVPQSQHPLLYRTDSVDYRGPDMDSGVEAGSDMTPPTPAFPISPPTPYVKSMSELTHLRQIPSPSMQSYGGYRTDHEPRGYSEIISHVGVNNLPDTINCHRTLSATHSASIVETLQWTDSSSTNQSWPEHPVLSRHSSLSGYPSTRQPPPHSMSLDYGHHSPPLHHPHIHPAPNAHSSPRSSQRSCMARYALSRSPAQSFDEQDDSGHGYGTDCPNTNSNLLGNGGMDRELLTSMDGLTQLQLPQMLPPVLPEKKRASDGEHSLGTASPALSGFSSPHSGSSLSIPFPNVLPDLSAQALGTASPLPDVLASKQVTVKFVQDTSKYWYKPDISRDQAISVLKDKDPGCFIVRDSHSFRGAYGLAMKVATPPPSVLQQTKKGGDLSNELVRHFLIECTQKGVRLKGCPNEPYFGSLTALVCQHSITPLALPCKLIIPDRDPLEDVVETTSQLVTNSAAELLKQGAACNVWYLGSVEMESLTGAQAVQKATSMSLSANPPPTSTVVHFKVSSQGITLTDNQRKLFFRRHYNVNTVIFCALDPQDRKWNKDGCPSAKIFGFVARKTGTSMDNVCHLFAEHDPEQPASAIVNFVSKVMIGSQKSK; via the exons atggaggagggatatGAACTCGACCTGACGTACATCACAGAACGCATCATCGCTGTGTCCTTCCCCCGTGGGTGCACAGAGGAGATCTACTCTCACAACCTGAAGGATGTCACACGAATGCTCAAGTCCAAGCATGCAGATAATTACCTG ATTATCAACTTGTCAGAGAAAAGACATGATCTCACTAAAATGAACCCCAAG ACTCTAGATACTGGCTGGCCCGACATGCATGCTCCGCCTCTGGATAAGATCTGCACCATCTGTAAGGCAATGGAGAGCTGGCTCAATGCTGACCCCCTTCATGTGGTGGTTATACACTGCAGG GGTGGCAAGGGTCGAATCGGTGTCGTCATCTCATCCTTTGTGCATTTCACCGACGTATCTGCCAG TGCTGATCAGGCGTTGGACCGTTTCGCGATGAGGAAATACTACGATGATAAGGTTTCAGCTCTGATGACACCTTCGCAGAAACG GTATGTTTGGATCCTCAACAGTCTTCTAAGTGGATCCATGAAGATCAATGCCTCACCCTTGTTCCTGCACTGCGTCATCCTTCACGGGATCCCAAACTTTGACGCCACTGGAG TATGTCGTCCGTACATCAAGGTTTACCAGGGAATGCAAGCAGTGTATTCATCTGGAATCTA tcACATTGGTCCAGGCCACAGAGACCGTGTATGCATTACCCTGGAGCCTGCCCAGCTTCTAAAAGGAGACATcatg aTTAAATGCTATCACAAGGGTGACGTAACTTCCGATCGTGAAGTTATTTTCCGACTGCAATTCCACACGGGAGCAGTGCAGGGCTACAACCTGATGTTTGAAAAAGAGGACATGGAGACTGCCAACAAAG ATCCCAGATTTGCAGATTATGGTAAAGTGGAGCTGGTGTTCTCCGAGGGACCAGAGAGGATTCCAG ATGCTGACAGGTGGCAAAATGGGGCGGATGTTATTGTGGACTACAACACAGCAGATCCACTAATCCGCTGGGACTCCTACCAGAACATCTGTGATGGTGAAG CGCCACGATCTCAAGGCCTAACCCAGGACAAAGCGGCGAACAAGAGGAGCCCCAGCGGAGGAGAAGCGACGCTGGGCAGAGGGGCCCGCACAACCTCCGCCACCTCCAGCCCTGACCACAGTGACCACGCCCTCTCTGTCAGCAGCGACTCGGGCCTGTCTAGCACTTCTCTGTGGGCTGACAGACCCACACCTGTCCCCACcccaaccaccaccaccaccaccaccatcaggCCTAACCAGGGCCCCAGCCAGCAGGAAAAGGTCCAGTTGAAGCGTCTTTTAAGTGGCTTTGGTCTCGATGACCCCTCACTGAGGGAGATGGGTGATCAAGGCCCCATAGTGGGCATCCAGCAGATAGTCCCAGCGCAAGTGCACATCAACGGAGACCCCAGACCCCGAGAGAGGGAAACGGACATCCTGGATGATGAGGTCATTACAGGTCATGATCTGCACAGTGTGGACAGCTTAGGGACCTTGTCGTCCTCCTGCCACAAGAGCAGCCAGAACTCCCTGCTGTCAGATGGCTTTGGGAGTCCCGGGGGAGAGGAGCAGCAAAGCCAGAGCCAACACCACCTCCATCACCCTGCACACCCTCCTATGGAGGAGTATGAGAGAGCCTATGCTGAGGCGAGAAGGGGCTGTCTGAGCTCCAGGAGCAACTCTGTGGCCTCTGCTAATCCCAGCAGTGCTCCTATGCCCAAGCAGCACGTCTACAGACAGGGAAGCTATTCCACACAGTCCTGGGTTCGCCAGCAGCAGATGGTTGCTGCACAACAGTTTATCTACATGGCAGAGGATGGAAATGAGACAGAAAGATACCCAGGGAACAAGCAAGGGAGCAGTTCACCCAAAGCAGGCCTGCTTACTGAGCCACAGGGCCTTAGCAGGGACATGACGACAGATGCTATGACAAACACAGCGCCACACAACAAACAGGCAACCatgaacaataacaacaacaacaaacgtgACGAGGAGTTCAAATCTCTCACGATGGACATTGACAACTCCATCGACCAGCTCAACCAGCTGATCATGGACCTGGATCCCACCTTCGCGCCGGTTTCGAGCCACAGCAGCTCCATTAAGAGGAACGGCGGGACGCACGTGAACGGCTCAGTCTCCAAATGCTCGAACGGCATAAATCTCCGATTCAACGATAATAACGCAGCCACcctgaaaaacacacagcagacag CTGTCCTGTCCAGTGAGGGACGGGTGGGTGTCACGCGGAGTCTGAGTAGCCAAGGAAGTGATGTCACGGATCATCCAGGCTTCTGTAACTCAGGGTGGGGGGGGACAGAGGAGTACAGGGGTCAGCGGACATACTCCCCCTGTGTGCCCCAGTCTCAG CACCCCCTGTTGTACAGGACAGACAGTGTTGACTACAGGGGCCCGGACATGGACAGTGGGGTCGAGGCCGGGAGTGACATGACTCCACCCACTCCCGCCTTCCCCATCTCTCCACCAACACCTTATG tgaaaagtaTGTCAGAATTGACTCACCTCAGGCAAATACCATCTCCTAGCATGCAATCTTACGGAGGCTACAGAACAGATCATG AACCCCGGGGATATTCAGAGATAATCAGTCATGTTGGAGTCAACAATTTACCGGACACCATCAACTGCCACAGGACGCTAAGTGCTACACACTCTGCCTCTATTGTTGAGACCCTTCAGTGGACAGACAG TTCATCAACGAACCAGTCCTGGCCAGAGCATCCTGTCCTGAGCCGCCACTCATCTCTGAGCGGCTACCCCTCTACGAGACAACCACCACCGCACTCCATGTCACTGGACTATGGCCACCACTCTCCTCCCCTGCACCACCCACACATCCACCCTGCCCCCAACGCCCATAGCTCTCCCCGAAGCAGCCAGCGAAGCTGTATGGCTCGCTACGCTCTCAGCCGCAGTCCCGCTCAAAGCTTTGACGAGCAGGATGACTCAGGTCACGGCTATGGCACGGACTGTCCAAACACCAACTCTAATCTGCTGGGAAATGGAGGCATGGACAGGGAACTTTTGACCTCCATGGATGGGCTGACTCAGTTACAGCTGCCCCAGATGCTGCCCCCAGTTCTGCCTGAAAAGAAGAGGGCATCAGATGGGGAGCATTCGCTGGGAACAGCGTCTCCAGCCCTCAGTGGGTTCTCGAGTCCCCACAGTGGGAGCTCCCTGAGTATTCCCTTTCCCAATGTTTTGCCTGACCTCTCAGCTCAGGCACTGGGCACAGCCTCACCTCTGCCAG ATGTACTGGCCAGCAAGCAGGTTACTGTAAAATTTGTGCAGGACACATCAAAATATTGGTATAAGCCAGATATCTCAAGGGATCAAG CCATTTCAGTCTTGAAGGACAAGGACCCTGGTTGCTTCATTGTGCGGGACAGCCATTCCTTCAGAGGGGCTTATGGACTGGCAATGAAGGTGGCTACTCCCCCACCATCTGTTCTGCAACAGACCAAGAAAG GAGGCGATCTATCCAATGAATTAGTACGCCACTTCTTGATTGAGTGTACACAGAAAGGAGTGCGGTTGAAGGGTTGCCCCAATGAGCCCTATTTTG gAAGCTTAACTGCACTGGTCTGCCAACATTCAATCACCCCGTTGGCTCTGCCCTGCAAACTTATCATACCTGACAGAG ATCCTCTTGAAGATGTTGTGGAGACTACCTCACAATTAGTCACCAACTCTGCGGCTGAGCTGCTAAAACAGGGTGCAG CCTGTAATGTGTGGTACCTGGGCTCCGTGGAGATGGAGTCCCTAACAGGCGCCCAGGCAGTGCAGAAAGCCACCAGTATGTCTCTGAGCGCCAACCCTCCACCAACTTCCACTGTAGTCCACTTCAAGGTGTCCTCCCAGGGAATCACCCTCACTGACAACCAGAGGAA GCTGTTCTTCAGGAGGCATTACAATGTAAATACAGTCATATTTTGTGCTTTGGATCCTCAAGATAGAAA GTGGAATAAAGATGGCTGCCCTTCAGCAAA GATCTTTGGCTTTGTGGCGAGGAAAACTGGCACTTCCATGGACAATGTATGTCACCTGTTTGCAGAGCATGACCCTGAGCAGCCAGCAAGCGCCATTGTCAACTTTGTTTCCAAGGTGATGATTGGCTCACAGAAAAGTAAGTAG
- the LOC116046043 gene encoding tensin-3 isoform X3, which produces MEEGYELDLTYITERIIAVSFPRGCTEEIYSHNLKDVTRMLKSKHADNYLIINLSEKRHDLTKMNPKTLDTGWPDMHAPPLDKICTICKAMESWLNADPLHVVVIHCRGGKGRIGVVISSFVHFTDVSASADQALDRFAMRKYYDDKVSALMTPSQKRYVWILNSLLSGSMKINASPLFLHCVILHGIPNFDATGVCRPYIKVYQGMQAVYSSGIYHIGPGHRDRVCITLEPAQLLKGDIMIKCYHKGDVTSDREVIFRLQFHTGAVQGYNLMFEKEDMETANKDPRFADYGKVELVFSEGPERIPDADRWQNGADVIVDYNTADPLIRWDSYQNICDGEAVLSSEGRVGVTRSLSSQGSDVTDHPGFCNSGWGGTEEYRGQRTYSPCVPQSQHPLLYRTDSVDYRGPDMDSGVEAGSDMTPPTPAFPISPPTPYVKSMSELTHLRQIPSPSMQSYGGYRTDHEPRGYSEIISHVGVNNLPDTINCHRTLSATHSASIVETLQWTDSSSTNQSWPEHPVLSRHSSLSGYPSTRQPPPHSMSLDYGHHSPPLHHPHIHPAPNAHSSPRSSQRSCMARYALSRSPAQSFDEQDDSGHGYGTDCPNTNSNLLGNGGMDRELLTSMDGLTQLQLPQMLPPVLPEKKRASDGEHSLGTASPALSGFSSPHSGSSLSIPFPNVLPDLSAQALGTASPLPDVLASKQVTVKFVQDTSKYWYKPDISRDQAISVLKDKDPGCFIVRDSHSFRGAYGLAMKVATPPPSVLQQTKKGGDLSNELVRHFLIECTQKGVRLKGCPNEPYFGSLTALVCQHSITPLALPCKLIIPDRDPLEDVVETTSQLVTNSAAELLKQGAACNVWYLGSVEMESLTGAQAVQKATSMSLSANPPPTSTVVHFKVSSQGITLTDNQRKLFFRRHYNVNTVIFCALDPQDRKWNKDGCPSAKIFGFVARKTGTSMDNVCHLFAEHDPEQPASAIVNFVSKVMIGSQKSK; this is translated from the exons atggaggagggatatGAACTCGACCTGACGTACATCACAGAACGCATCATCGCTGTGTCCTTCCCCCGTGGGTGCACAGAGGAGATCTACTCTCACAACCTGAAGGATGTCACACGAATGCTCAAGTCCAAGCATGCAGATAATTACCTG ATTATCAACTTGTCAGAGAAAAGACATGATCTCACTAAAATGAACCCCAAG ACTCTAGATACTGGCTGGCCCGACATGCATGCTCCGCCTCTGGATAAGATCTGCACCATCTGTAAGGCAATGGAGAGCTGGCTCAATGCTGACCCCCTTCATGTGGTGGTTATACACTGCAGG GGTGGCAAGGGTCGAATCGGTGTCGTCATCTCATCCTTTGTGCATTTCACCGACGTATCTGCCAG TGCTGATCAGGCGTTGGACCGTTTCGCGATGAGGAAATACTACGATGATAAGGTTTCAGCTCTGATGACACCTTCGCAGAAACG GTATGTTTGGATCCTCAACAGTCTTCTAAGTGGATCCATGAAGATCAATGCCTCACCCTTGTTCCTGCACTGCGTCATCCTTCACGGGATCCCAAACTTTGACGCCACTGGAG TATGTCGTCCGTACATCAAGGTTTACCAGGGAATGCAAGCAGTGTATTCATCTGGAATCTA tcACATTGGTCCAGGCCACAGAGACCGTGTATGCATTACCCTGGAGCCTGCCCAGCTTCTAAAAGGAGACATcatg aTTAAATGCTATCACAAGGGTGACGTAACTTCCGATCGTGAAGTTATTTTCCGACTGCAATTCCACACGGGAGCAGTGCAGGGCTACAACCTGATGTTTGAAAAAGAGGACATGGAGACTGCCAACAAAG ATCCCAGATTTGCAGATTATGGTAAAGTGGAGCTGGTGTTCTCCGAGGGACCAGAGAGGATTCCAG ATGCTGACAGGTGGCAAAATGGGGCGGATGTTATTGTGGACTACAACACAGCAGATCCACTAATCCGCTGGGACTCCTACCAGAACATCTGTGATGGTGAAG CTGTCCTGTCCAGTGAGGGACGGGTGGGTGTCACGCGGAGTCTGAGTAGCCAAGGAAGTGATGTCACGGATCATCCAGGCTTCTGTAACTCAGGGTGGGGGGGGACAGAGGAGTACAGGGGTCAGCGGACATACTCCCCCTGTGTGCCCCAGTCTCAG CACCCCCTGTTGTACAGGACAGACAGTGTTGACTACAGGGGCCCGGACATGGACAGTGGGGTCGAGGCCGGGAGTGACATGACTCCACCCACTCCCGCCTTCCCCATCTCTCCACCAACACCTTATG tgaaaagtaTGTCAGAATTGACTCACCTCAGGCAAATACCATCTCCTAGCATGCAATCTTACGGAGGCTACAGAACAGATCATG AACCCCGGGGATATTCAGAGATAATCAGTCATGTTGGAGTCAACAATTTACCGGACACCATCAACTGCCACAGGACGCTAAGTGCTACACACTCTGCCTCTATTGTTGAGACCCTTCAGTGGACAGACAG TTCATCAACGAACCAGTCCTGGCCAGAGCATCCTGTCCTGAGCCGCCACTCATCTCTGAGCGGCTACCCCTCTACGAGACAACCACCACCGCACTCCATGTCACTGGACTATGGCCACCACTCTCCTCCCCTGCACCACCCACACATCCACCCTGCCCCCAACGCCCATAGCTCTCCCCGAAGCAGCCAGCGAAGCTGTATGGCTCGCTACGCTCTCAGCCGCAGTCCCGCTCAAAGCTTTGACGAGCAGGATGACTCAGGTCACGGCTATGGCACGGACTGTCCAAACACCAACTCTAATCTGCTGGGAAATGGAGGCATGGACAGGGAACTTTTGACCTCCATGGATGGGCTGACTCAGTTACAGCTGCCCCAGATGCTGCCCCCAGTTCTGCCTGAAAAGAAGAGGGCATCAGATGGGGAGCATTCGCTGGGAACAGCGTCTCCAGCCCTCAGTGGGTTCTCGAGTCCCCACAGTGGGAGCTCCCTGAGTATTCCCTTTCCCAATGTTTTGCCTGACCTCTCAGCTCAGGCACTGGGCACAGCCTCACCTCTGCCAG ATGTACTGGCCAGCAAGCAGGTTACTGTAAAATTTGTGCAGGACACATCAAAATATTGGTATAAGCCAGATATCTCAAGGGATCAAG CCATTTCAGTCTTGAAGGACAAGGACCCTGGTTGCTTCATTGTGCGGGACAGCCATTCCTTCAGAGGGGCTTATGGACTGGCAATGAAGGTGGCTACTCCCCCACCATCTGTTCTGCAACAGACCAAGAAAG GAGGCGATCTATCCAATGAATTAGTACGCCACTTCTTGATTGAGTGTACACAGAAAGGAGTGCGGTTGAAGGGTTGCCCCAATGAGCCCTATTTTG gAAGCTTAACTGCACTGGTCTGCCAACATTCAATCACCCCGTTGGCTCTGCCCTGCAAACTTATCATACCTGACAGAG ATCCTCTTGAAGATGTTGTGGAGACTACCTCACAATTAGTCACCAACTCTGCGGCTGAGCTGCTAAAACAGGGTGCAG CCTGTAATGTGTGGTACCTGGGCTCCGTGGAGATGGAGTCCCTAACAGGCGCCCAGGCAGTGCAGAAAGCCACCAGTATGTCTCTGAGCGCCAACCCTCCACCAACTTCCACTGTAGTCCACTTCAAGGTGTCCTCCCAGGGAATCACCCTCACTGACAACCAGAGGAA GCTGTTCTTCAGGAGGCATTACAATGTAAATACAGTCATATTTTGTGCTTTGGATCCTCAAGATAGAAA GTGGAATAAAGATGGCTGCCCTTCAGCAAA GATCTTTGGCTTTGTGGCGAGGAAAACTGGCACTTCCATGGACAATGTATGTCACCTGTTTGCAGAGCATGACCCTGAGCAGCCAGCAAGCGCCATTGTCAACTTTGTTTCCAAGGTGATGATTGGCTCACAGAAAAGTAAGTAG
- the LOC116046043 gene encoding tensin-3 isoform X2, protein MEEGYELDLTYITERIIAVSFPRGCTEEIYSHNLKDVTRMLKSKHADNYLIINLSEKRHDLTKMNPKTLDTGWPDMHAPPLDKICTICKAMESWLNADPLHVVVIHCRGGKGRIGVVISSFVHFTDVSASADQALDRFAMRKYYDDKVSALMTPSQKRYVWILNSLLSGSMKINASPLFLHCVILHGIPNFDATGVCRPYIKVYQGMQAVYSSGIYHIGPGHRDRVCITLEPAQLLKGDIMIKCYHKGDVTSDREVIFRLQFHTGAVQGYNLMFEKEDMETANKDPRFADYGKVELVFSEGPERIPDADRWQNGADVIVDYNTADPLIRWDSYQNICDGEAPRSQGLTQDKAANKRSPSGGEATLGRGARTTSATSSPDHSDHALSVSSDSGLSSTSLWADRPTPVPTPTTTTTTTIRPNQGPSQQEKVQLKRLLSGFGLDDPSLREMGDQGPIVGIQQIVPAQVHINGDPRPRERETDILDDEVITGHDLHSVDSLGTLSSSCHKSSQNSLLSDGFGSPGGEEQQSQSQHHLHHPAHPPMEEYERAYAEARRGCLSSRSNSVASANPSSAPMPKQHVYRQGSYSTQSWVRQQQMVAAQQFIYMAEDGNETERYPGNKQGSSSPKAGLLTEPQGLSRDMTTDAMTNTAPHNKQATMNNNNNNKRDEEFKSLTMDIDNSIDQLNQLIMDLDPTFAPVSSHSSSIKRNGGTHVNGSVSKCSNGINLRFNDNNAATLKNTQQTAVLSSEGRVGVTRSLSSQGSDVTDHPGFCNSGWGGTEEYRGQRTYSPCVPQSQHPLLYRTDSVDYRGPDMDSGVEAGSDMTPPTPAFPISPPTPYVKSMSELTHLRQIPSPSMQSYGGYRTDHEPRGYSEIISHVGVNNLPDTINCHRTLSATHSASIVETLQWTDSSSTNQSWPEHPVLSRHSSLSGYPSTRQPPPHSMSLDYGHHSPPLHHPHIHPAPNAHSSPRSSQRSCMARYALSRSPAQSFDEQDDSGHGYGTDCPNTNSNLLGNGGMDRELLTSMDGLTQLQLPQMLPPVLPEKKRASDGEHSLGTASPALSGFSSPHSGSSLSIPFPNVLPDLSAQALGTASPLPDVLASKQVTVKFVQDTSKYWYKPDISRDQAISVLKDKDPGCFIVRDSHSFRGAYGLAMKVATPPPSVLQQTKKGGDLSNELVRHFLIECTQKGVRLKGCPNEPYFGSLTALVCQHSITPLALPCKLIIPDRDPLEDVVETTSQLVTNSAAELLKQGAACNVWYLGSVEMESLTGAQAVQKATSMSLSANPPPTSTVVHFKVSSQGITLTDNQRKLFFRRHYNVNTVIFCALDPQDRK, encoded by the exons atggaggagggatatGAACTCGACCTGACGTACATCACAGAACGCATCATCGCTGTGTCCTTCCCCCGTGGGTGCACAGAGGAGATCTACTCTCACAACCTGAAGGATGTCACACGAATGCTCAAGTCCAAGCATGCAGATAATTACCTG ATTATCAACTTGTCAGAGAAAAGACATGATCTCACTAAAATGAACCCCAAG ACTCTAGATACTGGCTGGCCCGACATGCATGCTCCGCCTCTGGATAAGATCTGCACCATCTGTAAGGCAATGGAGAGCTGGCTCAATGCTGACCCCCTTCATGTGGTGGTTATACACTGCAGG GGTGGCAAGGGTCGAATCGGTGTCGTCATCTCATCCTTTGTGCATTTCACCGACGTATCTGCCAG TGCTGATCAGGCGTTGGACCGTTTCGCGATGAGGAAATACTACGATGATAAGGTTTCAGCTCTGATGACACCTTCGCAGAAACG GTATGTTTGGATCCTCAACAGTCTTCTAAGTGGATCCATGAAGATCAATGCCTCACCCTTGTTCCTGCACTGCGTCATCCTTCACGGGATCCCAAACTTTGACGCCACTGGAG TATGTCGTCCGTACATCAAGGTTTACCAGGGAATGCAAGCAGTGTATTCATCTGGAATCTA tcACATTGGTCCAGGCCACAGAGACCGTGTATGCATTACCCTGGAGCCTGCCCAGCTTCTAAAAGGAGACATcatg aTTAAATGCTATCACAAGGGTGACGTAACTTCCGATCGTGAAGTTATTTTCCGACTGCAATTCCACACGGGAGCAGTGCAGGGCTACAACCTGATGTTTGAAAAAGAGGACATGGAGACTGCCAACAAAG ATCCCAGATTTGCAGATTATGGTAAAGTGGAGCTGGTGTTCTCCGAGGGACCAGAGAGGATTCCAG ATGCTGACAGGTGGCAAAATGGGGCGGATGTTATTGTGGACTACAACACAGCAGATCCACTAATCCGCTGGGACTCCTACCAGAACATCTGTGATGGTGAAG CGCCACGATCTCAAGGCCTAACCCAGGACAAAGCGGCGAACAAGAGGAGCCCCAGCGGAGGAGAAGCGACGCTGGGCAGAGGGGCCCGCACAACCTCCGCCACCTCCAGCCCTGACCACAGTGACCACGCCCTCTCTGTCAGCAGCGACTCGGGCCTGTCTAGCACTTCTCTGTGGGCTGACAGACCCACACCTGTCCCCACcccaaccaccaccaccaccaccaccatcaggCCTAACCAGGGCCCCAGCCAGCAGGAAAAGGTCCAGTTGAAGCGTCTTTTAAGTGGCTTTGGTCTCGATGACCCCTCACTGAGGGAGATGGGTGATCAAGGCCCCATAGTGGGCATCCAGCAGATAGTCCCAGCGCAAGTGCACATCAACGGAGACCCCAGACCCCGAGAGAGGGAAACGGACATCCTGGATGATGAGGTCATTACAGGTCATGATCTGCACAGTGTGGACAGCTTAGGGACCTTGTCGTCCTCCTGCCACAAGAGCAGCCAGAACTCCCTGCTGTCAGATGGCTTTGGGAGTCCCGGGGGAGAGGAGCAGCAAAGCCAGAGCCAACACCACCTCCATCACCCTGCACACCCTCCTATGGAGGAGTATGAGAGAGCCTATGCTGAGGCGAGAAGGGGCTGTCTGAGCTCCAGGAGCAACTCTGTGGCCTCTGCTAATCCCAGCAGTGCTCCTATGCCCAAGCAGCACGTCTACAGACAGGGAAGCTATTCCACACAGTCCTGGGTTCGCCAGCAGCAGATGGTTGCTGCACAACAGTTTATCTACATGGCAGAGGATGGAAATGAGACAGAAAGATACCCAGGGAACAAGCAAGGGAGCAGTTCACCCAAAGCAGGCCTGCTTACTGAGCCACAGGGCCTTAGCAGGGACATGACGACAGATGCTATGACAAACACAGCGCCACACAACAAACAGGCAACCatgaacaataacaacaacaacaaacgtgACGAGGAGTTCAAATCTCTCACGATGGACATTGACAACTCCATCGACCAGCTCAACCAGCTGATCATGGACCTGGATCCCACCTTCGCGCCGGTTTCGAGCCACAGCAGCTCCATTAAGAGGAACGGCGGGACGCACGTGAACGGCTCAGTCTCCAAATGCTCGAACGGCATAAATCTCCGATTCAACGATAATAACGCAGCCACcctgaaaaacacacagcagacag CTGTCCTGTCCAGTGAGGGACGGGTGGGTGTCACGCGGAGTCTGAGTAGCCAAGGAAGTGATGTCACGGATCATCCAGGCTTCTGTAACTCAGGGTGGGGGGGGACAGAGGAGTACAGGGGTCAGCGGACATACTCCCCCTGTGTGCCCCAGTCTCAG CACCCCCTGTTGTACAGGACAGACAGTGTTGACTACAGGGGCCCGGACATGGACAGTGGGGTCGAGGCCGGGAGTGACATGACTCCACCCACTCCCGCCTTCCCCATCTCTCCACCAACACCTTATG tgaaaagtaTGTCAGAATTGACTCACCTCAGGCAAATACCATCTCCTAGCATGCAATCTTACGGAGGCTACAGAACAGATCATG AACCCCGGGGATATTCAGAGATAATCAGTCATGTTGGAGTCAACAATTTACCGGACACCATCAACTGCCACAGGACGCTAAGTGCTACACACTCTGCCTCTATTGTTGAGACCCTTCAGTGGACAGACAG TTCATCAACGAACCAGTCCTGGCCAGAGCATCCTGTCCTGAGCCGCCACTCATCTCTGAGCGGCTACCCCTCTACGAGACAACCACCACCGCACTCCATGTCACTGGACTATGGCCACCACTCTCCTCCCCTGCACCACCCACACATCCACCCTGCCCCCAACGCCCATAGCTCTCCCCGAAGCAGCCAGCGAAGCTGTATGGCTCGCTACGCTCTCAGCCGCAGTCCCGCTCAAAGCTTTGACGAGCAGGATGACTCAGGTCACGGCTATGGCACGGACTGTCCAAACACCAACTCTAATCTGCTGGGAAATGGAGGCATGGACAGGGAACTTTTGACCTCCATGGATGGGCTGACTCAGTTACAGCTGCCCCAGATGCTGCCCCCAGTTCTGCCTGAAAAGAAGAGGGCATCAGATGGGGAGCATTCGCTGGGAACAGCGTCTCCAGCCCTCAGTGGGTTCTCGAGTCCCCACAGTGGGAGCTCCCTGAGTATTCCCTTTCCCAATGTTTTGCCTGACCTCTCAGCTCAGGCACTGGGCACAGCCTCACCTCTGCCAG ATGTACTGGCCAGCAAGCAGGTTACTGTAAAATTTGTGCAGGACACATCAAAATATTGGTATAAGCCAGATATCTCAAGGGATCAAG CCATTTCAGTCTTGAAGGACAAGGACCCTGGTTGCTTCATTGTGCGGGACAGCCATTCCTTCAGAGGGGCTTATGGACTGGCAATGAAGGTGGCTACTCCCCCACCATCTGTTCTGCAACAGACCAAGAAAG GAGGCGATCTATCCAATGAATTAGTACGCCACTTCTTGATTGAGTGTACACAGAAAGGAGTGCGGTTGAAGGGTTGCCCCAATGAGCCCTATTTTG gAAGCTTAACTGCACTGGTCTGCCAACATTCAATCACCCCGTTGGCTCTGCCCTGCAAACTTATCATACCTGACAGAG ATCCTCTTGAAGATGTTGTGGAGACTACCTCACAATTAGTCACCAACTCTGCGGCTGAGCTGCTAAAACAGGGTGCAG CCTGTAATGTGTGGTACCTGGGCTCCGTGGAGATGGAGTCCCTAACAGGCGCCCAGGCAGTGCAGAAAGCCACCAGTATGTCTCTGAGCGCCAACCCTCCACCAACTTCCACTGTAGTCCACTTCAAGGTGTCCTCCCAGGGAATCACCCTCACTGACAACCAGAGGAA GCTGTTCTTCAGGAGGCATTACAATGTAAATACAGTCATATTTTGTGCTTTGGATCCTCAAGATAGAAAGTGA